Proteins found in one Erythrobacter sp. KY5 genomic segment:
- a CDS encoding YadA-like family protein, translating to MAHHRNSHRSLGLALGALVVGIATHSLAHADATASCNVARGPDFVLVTQDDSLECGENSAAGGANATAVGNDADASGDLSLAVGDSASAMGDRGTAVGQFAQAGSASTDASASAFGQSAQATASGATALGAGSDATASNAIAIGILSVAGGADTIAAGRLAQASVADAIAIGRASNASGTGSVAMGSGASVSAARAIAIGDLATAQGTAGVALGSGALAQGLNTTAIGTGAQAIRDEALAIGTGAVAFDFNNVAIGTGAQSTALNSTAFGNRARATGTSSGAFGQEALATGTFSTTTGTASVAAGLSSAAYGVLASAVGDQATAIGANASASAARATAIGQGAVAANTGSTALGQGAVTTADNQVVLGGLGTSVKLGDIAASTAAQVGPVDVVTVDANGTLGREAVVSPLAVENVRVAVNSLAMVSDRQFDALTTRVAGLEFALEDLDERTSGGIAAAMAMGGAMVVPGSAISLSANVSTYEGEQGFSGAVSARLGERVYVSAAIAGSSAPDSTGGRVGVAFGF from the coding sequence ATGGCCCATCACCGCAACTCTCATCGCAGCCTTGGCCTCGCGCTTGGAGCGCTGGTCGTCGGCATCGCCACTCACTCCCTCGCACACGCCGATGCGACCGCTTCGTGCAATGTCGCGAGGGGGCCGGACTTCGTCCTTGTCACGCAAGATGACAGCCTCGAATGCGGGGAGAACTCGGCGGCGGGCGGCGCCAATGCGACGGCGGTCGGCAACGATGCGGATGCCAGCGGCGACCTCAGCCTCGCCGTGGGCGACAGCGCCAGCGCCATGGGGGATCGCGGCACGGCGGTGGGGCAATTCGCGCAAGCGGGCAGCGCCAGCACCGACGCAAGCGCGAGCGCGTTCGGCCAGTCGGCTCAGGCCACAGCCAGCGGCGCGACCGCTCTGGGTGCAGGATCGGATGCGACGGCGAGCAATGCAATCGCCATCGGCATCCTCTCGGTCGCTGGCGGGGCCGATACGATTGCCGCAGGCCGGCTCGCACAGGCCAGCGTCGCAGATGCGATCGCCATCGGCAGAGCCTCGAATGCATCGGGTACGGGGTCGGTCGCGATGGGATCGGGAGCCAGCGTGAGCGCCGCGAGAGCGATCGCCATCGGAGACCTCGCCACGGCGCAAGGTACAGCCGGCGTCGCGCTGGGCTCGGGCGCGCTGGCGCAGGGGCTCAACACGACTGCCATCGGAACGGGCGCGCAGGCGATCCGCGACGAAGCGCTTGCCATCGGAACAGGCGCGGTGGCGTTCGACTTCAACAACGTGGCAATCGGGACAGGCGCGCAATCGACCGCGCTCAACTCGACCGCTTTCGGCAACAGGGCGCGGGCGACGGGGACAAGCTCTGGCGCATTCGGGCAGGAGGCGCTGGCGACCGGAACGTTCTCGACCACCACGGGCACGGCCTCGGTCGCGGCCGGGCTTTCGAGCGCGGCTTACGGTGTGCTCGCCAGTGCGGTTGGCGATCAGGCGACGGCTATCGGCGCCAACGCCTCGGCCAGTGCGGCGCGGGCGACTGCGATCGGGCAAGGCGCGGTGGCGGCCAATACGGGCTCTACCGCCCTCGGTCAGGGAGCGGTGACGACGGCGGACAATCAGGTCGTGCTTGGCGGGCTGGGCACCTCGGTCAAGCTGGGCGACATCGCTGCCAGCACCGCCGCGCAGGTCGGGCCGGTCGACGTGGTGACGGTCGATGCGAACGGAACGCTGGGGCGCGAGGCAGTGGTAAGCCCGCTGGCGGTCGAGAATGTGCGGGTGGCGGTGAACTCGCTCGCCATGGTCTCCGACCGCCAGTTCGACGCGCTGACCACGCGGGTCGCAGGCCTCGAATTCGCTCTGGAGGATCTGGACGAACGCACCAGCGGCGGCATAGCGGCGGCGATGGCGATGGGCGGCGCAATGGTTGTGCCCGGATCGGCGATCTCGCTCAGCGCCAACGTGTCGACCTATGAGGGCGAGCAGGGCTTCTCGGGCGCGGTGTCGGCGAGGCTTGGGGAAAGGGTCTACGTCTCAGCCGCGATCGCCGGATCAAGTGCGCCGGACAGCACCGGAGGCAGGGTCGGCGTCGCTTTCGGCTTCTGA
- a CDS encoding MBL fold metallo-hydrolase — protein sequence MITMGPLLALLLAGEAVKEPPSCDLELVVLGAGQDAGAPQLGNPSDDGPHLLPTSLGLIDRDGRKRFLFEATPAITQQVHALDRVEPGRDDAPGGLGLDGVFLTHAHIGHYLGLAQFGVESAGADGQRVFAMERMAQFLRRNGPWSQLVELGNIEIIELVEGERARVSDTLTVEPMRMPHRDEFSETVGYLLTTPGKSAVFIPDLDSWEEWEEMSGDSLEALVSRVDFAFVDATFFDDDELPGRDMSAIPHPRVVHTMKRLSHLPEAERAKVHFIHYNHTNPIRDPGSAQSLMVADKSFAIARRGDRHCLVEGG from the coding sequence ATGATCACGATGGGCCCGTTGCTCGCGCTTTTGCTGGCCGGAGAGGCTGTGAAAGAGCCGCCCTCATGCGATCTTGAACTGGTGGTGCTGGGGGCAGGGCAGGATGCGGGAGCGCCGCAACTCGGCAACCCTTCCGACGATGGGCCGCATCTGCTTCCGACCTCGCTCGGTTTGATCGATCGCGATGGGAGGAAGCGCTTCCTGTTCGAAGCCACGCCCGCCATCACGCAGCAGGTCCACGCGCTCGACCGGGTCGAGCCGGGCAGGGACGATGCGCCCGGCGGTCTGGGTCTTGACGGCGTGTTCCTCACTCACGCTCACATCGGGCATTATCTTGGCCTTGCGCAATTTGGCGTCGAGAGCGCGGGCGCTGACGGGCAGCGCGTTTTTGCGATGGAGCGGATGGCGCAGTTCCTCAGGCGCAATGGCCCGTGGAGCCAGCTGGTCGAATTGGGCAACATCGAGATTATCGAGCTCGTCGAGGGTGAGCGCGCGAGGGTCTCCGATACCCTGACCGTCGAGCCGATGCGCATGCCGCACCGCGACGAGTTCTCCGAGACGGTCGGCTACCTTCTGACCACGCCCGGCAAGAGCGCCGTTTTCATCCCCGACCTCGACAGTTGGGAAGAGTGGGAAGAGATGAGCGGCGACAGCCTCGAAGCGCTTGTCTCGCGCGTCGACTTTGCTTTTGTCGATGCGACCTTTTTCGACGATGACGAACTGCCGGGCCGCGATATGAGCGCGATCCCTCACCCGCGTGTCGTGCATACGATGAAGCGGCTCTCGCATCTCCCTGAGGCCGAGCGCGCGAAGGTGCACTTCATCCATTACAACCACACCAACCCGATCCGCGATCCCGGCAGCGCACAGAGCCTGATGGTTGCCGACAAGAGCTTTGCCATCGCGCGGCGGGGGGATCGTCACTGCCTGGTCGAAGGCGGGTAG
- a CDS encoding S41 family peptidase: MKLNWRAAVAASLAVAAWPVPATASDAKDCDAWAQTPEAWDEVEVILRENYAYLGRVPDVDALLSKAGASARKAQTVGELARIAETLGYAFRDGHFHVRPVSSPERAWIPSSSDFWTIRSGDRWIVADVKQGSDAAALGVRPGWQLISMDGEAIEARAKAALAPVEADPDAGQVEYAVNVVTTGFLGHERKLTFATPEGERTLTLAPAQQALGERPDGGLEITDHGGVARIRFHDSLGDNAMVEAFDSAMMEVAEARGLIIDLRDTPGGGNTTVARTILGHFVTEASVYQVHRNAYEDAVFGVPRQYAEYVFPRGSHFSGPVVVLAGRWTGSAGEALAMAFDRTVGATTIGSPLADLLGTLNRTSTDNRCLSFAFAWDSLFSRDMTPREDWLPGTVMEASDTGEDGGDAALEVALDWFASGVSE; this comes from the coding sequence GTGAAGCTGAACTGGCGAGCGGCGGTTGCCGCAAGTCTTGCGGTTGCGGCTTGGCCCGTTCCGGCGACAGCGTCGGACGCGAAGGATTGCGATGCGTGGGCGCAGACACCGGAGGCGTGGGACGAGGTTGAGGTCATCCTGCGCGAGAACTACGCCTATCTTGGCCGGGTTCCCGATGTCGATGCGCTGCTGTCAAAAGCAGGGGCAAGCGCGCGAAAGGCCCAGACCGTCGGCGAATTGGCGCGGATTGCCGAAACGCTCGGCTATGCCTTTCGCGACGGGCACTTTCACGTGCGCCCCGTATCCTCCCCTGAGCGTGCATGGATCCCGTCCTCGTCGGATTTCTGGACGATCCGGTCGGGCGACAGATGGATCGTCGCAGATGTGAAGCAGGGCAGCGATGCTGCCGCTCTTGGCGTGCGCCCGGGCTGGCAGCTCATCAGCATGGACGGCGAGGCGATAGAAGCGCGGGCGAAAGCGGCGCTTGCGCCTGTCGAAGCCGACCCGGACGCTGGGCAGGTCGAATATGCGGTCAACGTGGTGACCACCGGCTTTCTGGGGCATGAGCGTAAGCTCACTTTCGCAACGCCTGAAGGCGAGCGCACGCTGACCCTCGCACCTGCTCAACAGGCGCTGGGTGAGCGACCGGACGGCGGGCTTGAGATAACCGATCACGGCGGCGTCGCCCGCATTCGGTTCCACGATTCGCTCGGCGACAATGCGATGGTCGAAGCCTTTGACAGCGCCATGATGGAAGTCGCAGAAGCGCGCGGCCTGATCATCGACCTTCGCGACACGCCCGGCGGCGGCAACACGACTGTCGCGCGCACGATCCTTGGCCACTTCGTAACCGAGGCCAGTGTCTATCAGGTGCACCGCAACGCCTATGAAGACGCCGTGTTCGGCGTGCCGCGCCAATATGCGGAGTATGTGTTCCCTCGCGGATCGCATTTTTCAGGTCCGGTCGTGGTCCTTGCCGGGCGCTGGACAGGAAGCGCTGGCGAGGCGCTGGCGATGGCTTTCGATCGTACCGTCGGAGCCACGACAATCGGCTCCCCTCTGGCCGACCTCCTCGGCACGTTGAACCGCACCAGCACCGACAATCGCTGCCTGAGCTTCGCTTTCGCATGGGACAGCCTGTTCTCGCGCGACATGACCCCGCGCGAAGACTGGCTGCCCGGCACTGTGATGGAGGCCAGCGACACGGGCGAGGACGGCGGGGATGCAGCGCTTGAAGTGGCGCTGGACTGGTTTGCGAGCGGGGTGAGCGAATGA
- a CDS encoding amidohydrolase family protein — MGLLKTIRFALVGTAAGLAALAGAPAFAETLIDAGSVITDAANEPSGPSYIIVKDGRIHDIVAADSDQARGYEAAATNEAGEWVWDYIDLSDKTVLPGLIDLHTHLSGDPSGEFWRAATTPPEYFTLIAAKNARITALAGFTTVRDLGSRTDQVTQMLRRATAEGLAPGPRVVTSARTISIIGGHGDTNGFVEHVNDALDSGFTCTGPVECASKVRLASQYGADLIKITATGGVLSQQGRGLEAHFSDDEMKAIVDTAESLGLKVAAHAHGARGIEAAARAGVHTIEHGTYIDDAAARAMNESGTTLVPTLMAFEGIRQNLGKGFYTPVVEAKIREVAKVADTIVERARANGVRIAFGTDAGVFPHGLNAGEFRLMIRGGMSSRDALASATTVAADILGMSDQIGRLMPGYSADIIAVDGNPISDATVLEQVDWVMVRGRVIE, encoded by the coding sequence ATGGGACTGCTCAAGACCATTCGGTTCGCGCTTGTTGGAACTGCCGCAGGATTGGCGGCGCTGGCCGGAGCGCCAGCCTTCGCCGAGACGCTGATCGACGCGGGCAGCGTGATCACCGATGCAGCGAACGAGCCATCCGGGCCCAGCTACATCATCGTCAAGGATGGCCGCATCCACGATATCGTCGCCGCCGACAGCGATCAGGCGCGCGGTTATGAAGCGGCTGCGACCAATGAGGCCGGCGAGTGGGTGTGGGATTATATCGACCTGTCCGACAAGACGGTCCTGCCCGGCCTTATCGACCTGCACACGCATTTGTCCGGCGATCCTTCGGGCGAGTTTTGGCGTGCGGCGACCACCCCGCCTGAATACTTCACCCTGATCGCTGCGAAGAACGCGCGTATCACCGCGCTTGCAGGCTTTACCACCGTCCGCGACCTGGGTTCGCGAACGGATCAGGTGACGCAGATGCTACGCCGCGCGACCGCCGAAGGGCTTGCTCCGGGACCGCGCGTTGTGACCAGCGCGCGCACGATCTCCATCATCGGCGGGCATGGCGACACCAACGGTTTCGTCGAGCATGTGAACGACGCGCTCGATTCAGGCTTCACCTGTACCGGCCCGGTGGAGTGCGCGTCCAAGGTGCGGCTCGCCTCGCAATATGGCGCTGACCTTATCAAGATCACCGCAACCGGCGGCGTCCTCTCGCAGCAGGGCCGCGGGCTCGAAGCGCATTTCTCCGATGACGAAATGAAGGCGATCGTCGACACCGCCGAAAGCCTTGGCCTCAAGGTCGCAGCGCACGCTCACGGTGCGCGCGGGATCGAGGCTGCGGCGCGCGCCGGGGTGCATACGATTGAGCACGGCACTTACATCGACGACGCGGCCGCACGGGCGATGAATGAAAGCGGCACGACGCTGGTGCCCACTCTCATGGCATTCGAGGGCATTCGCCAGAACCTTGGCAAGGGCTTCTACACGCCCGTGGTCGAAGCCAAGATCCGAGAAGTTGCAAAGGTCGCTGACACCATTGTCGAACGTGCCCGTGCAAACGGCGTGCGTATTGCGTTCGGCACCGATGCGGGCGTCTTCCCCCACGGACTTAACGCAGGCGAGTTTCGCCTGATGATCCGCGGCGGCATGTCGAGCCGCGATGCGCTTGCCAGCGCTACGACTGTCGCTGCCGACATCCTCGGGATGAGCGACCAGATCGGTCGGCTGATGCCGGGCTATTCGGCTGACATCATCGCGGTTGATGGCAATCCTATCAGCGATGCGACCGTGCTCGAACAGGTCGACTGGGTCATGGTGCGCGGGCGCGTGATCGAGTGA
- a CDS encoding S9 family peptidase, translating to MNRLTVVTAALFATASLTATAHARPMTPEDVAKIESVGAIAISPDGMRIAYTTGSLPDVTEGEDNGGIKSQLSIATGPDIARQFLPEDVSPGDVAFSPDGRMLTFTWSKDDEDAAVWGIPVDGGTYMKLAAIEDSGVRDYRFSPDGRTIYMMVGPAKDEQREAQAKGGFTSKVYEEEFRPARMFAANVMMNGEIDDEPREIALPGYVSAFDIAPDGSFGIIETTPTPLVDDSYTSKRVNVIDLASGDVRAVVETPGKLGDVEISPDGSQLSLIAGIDMNDPAATTLHLVDTATGDYRAINAGEPLATVDAEWMSDGRLMTVVHRGVQSEVHVHNADGTLAEVIDPGELILTGVEAAGDRVAFTASAPQHPTELFVWNNGAFERWTQHNEWLSDITFGEQRAYTFTATDGQEVEGVLILPVGGVAAGGAPTIMNVHGGPEAHDSNGWQTAYSKPGHVAAGQGYAVFLPNYRGSTGYGTAFSKQHQGRYTDPEFRDIVDAKNALAADGITDPDRTGITGGSYGGYASAWGATYYSAEFAASVMFVGISDQISKFGTTDIPYEMYNVHSLAWPWDNWQKMLEVSPIYYTERAETPLLIMHGEEDTRVDPSQSMELYRFIKVRKPDTPLRLVFFPGEGHGNRMASHRYDYNLRMMEWFDTYLKTGDRDAEMPPARPQLAEGAKGASAEEDDSED from the coding sequence ATGAACCGACTGACCGTTGTTACCGCCGCGCTGTTCGCGACCGCTTCGCTGACCGCCACCGCACATGCCCGCCCGATGACCCCCGAAGACGTTGCTAAGATCGAAAGCGTTGGCGCCATCGCCATTTCGCCCGACGGTATGCGCATCGCCTACACCACCGGCAGCCTGCCTGACGTCACCGAAGGCGAGGACAATGGCGGCATCAAATCGCAGCTCAGCATTGCGACCGGCCCGGACATTGCGCGCCAGTTCCTGCCAGAGGATGTGTCGCCGGGCGATGTTGCCTTCTCGCCCGATGGCCGGATGCTGACCTTCACCTGGTCCAAGGACGACGAGGACGCAGCGGTATGGGGCATTCCCGTTGACGGCGGTACCTACATGAAGCTCGCTGCGATCGAGGATTCGGGCGTTCGCGATTACCGTTTCAGCCCCGATGGCCGCACGATCTACATGATGGTCGGCCCGGCCAAGGACGAACAGCGCGAGGCGCAAGCCAAGGGCGGCTTCACGAGCAAGGTCTATGAGGAAGAATTCCGCCCGGCTCGCATGTTCGCCGCCAACGTGATGATGAACGGCGAGATTGACGACGAGCCGCGCGAAATCGCTTTGCCCGGTTATGTCTCGGCATTCGACATCGCGCCTGACGGATCGTTCGGCATCATTGAGACAACGCCGACCCCGCTGGTCGACGACAGCTACACCTCCAAACGGGTCAACGTCATCGACCTTGCCAGCGGCGATGTGCGCGCCGTGGTCGAAACGCCGGGCAAGCTGGGTGATGTCGAGATTTCGCCTGATGGTTCGCAGCTTTCGCTGATCGCGGGCATCGATATGAACGATCCGGCTGCGACCACGCTTCACCTTGTTGACACAGCGACGGGCGATTACCGGGCCATCAATGCGGGTGAGCCGCTTGCCACCGTCGATGCAGAATGGATGTCCGACGGGCGCCTGATGACGGTTGTGCATCGCGGTGTTCAGTCCGAGGTGCACGTGCACAATGCCGATGGCACCCTCGCCGAAGTCATTGATCCGGGCGAGCTGATCCTCACCGGCGTCGAAGCGGCAGGCGACCGGGTCGCCTTTACCGCCAGCGCTCCGCAGCATCCGACCGAGCTTTTCGTCTGGAACAACGGCGCTTTCGAACGCTGGACGCAGCATAATGAGTGGCTGTCGGACATCACCTTCGGCGAACAGCGCGCCTACACCTTCACCGCAACCGACGGTCAGGAAGTCGAAGGCGTGCTGATCCTGCCCGTAGGCGGCGTGGCGGCGGGCGGCGCCCCGACGATCATGAATGTCCATGGCGGGCCGGAAGCGCACGATTCGAACGGTTGGCAGACCGCCTATTCAAAGCCGGGTCATGTGGCAGCGGGTCAGGGCTATGCCGTGTTCCTGCCAAACTATCGCGGCTCGACCGGCTATGGCACCGCGTTTTCAAAACAGCATCAGGGCCGCTACACCGACCCTGAATTCCGTGACATTGTCGATGCGAAGAATGCGCTTGCCGCTGACGGCATCACCGACCCTGATCGCACCGGCATCACCGGCGGATCGTATGGCGGTTATGCAAGCGCCTGGGGTGCGACCTATTATTCCGCTGAGTTCGCAGCGAGCGTCATGTTCGTCGGCATCTCGGACCAGATCAGCAAGTTTGGCACGACCGACATCCCTTACGAGATGTACAACGTGCACAGCCTCGCCTGGCCGTGGGATAACTGGCAGAAGATGCTTGAGGTTTCGCCGATCTACTACACCGAACGGGCCGAAACACCGCTGCTCATCATGCATGGCGAAGAAGACACGCGCGTCGATCCGTCGCAGTCGATGGAGCTTTATCGCTTCATCAAGGTGAGAAAGCCCGACACGCCGCTGCGTCTCGTGTTCTTCCCTGGCGAAGGGCACGGCAACCGGATGGCTTCGCACCGCTATGACTACAACCTTCGGATGATGGAGTGGTTCGACACCTATCTGAAGACCGGCGACCGCGATGCGGAAATGCCGCCTGCGCGCCCGCAACTGGCCGAAGGCGCCAAGGGTGCGAGCGCTGAAGAGGACGACAGCGAGGACTGA
- a CDS encoding MipA/OmpV family protein — MYPNPRMLAVPVLALSALFAAPVAAETGDDLTGFDLADAASEPEDTASESAESVPQEERPPQGPVASGPPSGVAPFKFVFDETWATVGIGAGLVPSYSGSDDYIVFPLPLIVGRVAGVGISPNGPGFNLDLLSQGPSLMPPETSFSFGPSFRFRNDRANQIEDEVVELATELDVAIEVGVNGGVSFPGIFAERDSITLNAQVRWDILDAHNGMLFEPGISYFRPFGNSAALQLSVNASFVDDDFADYYYTVTPSDAAATGLAEFTADGGLNSVGSIAILTFDFDGNALNGGLNIYTVAGYTRMVGDAADTPFTAERGSANQFIGGIGLGYTF; from the coding sequence TTGTACCCCAATCCCCGAATGCTCGCTGTACCCGTTCTCGCGCTCTCGGCCCTCTTTGCGGCCCCTGTAGCGGCCGAAACTGGCGATGATCTAACCGGCTTCGACCTTGCCGATGCTGCCAGCGAGCCAGAAGACACCGCATCAGAAAGCGCTGAGAGCGTGCCCCAAGAGGAACGTCCGCCCCAGGGGCCAGTGGCGAGCGGCCCGCCATCGGGCGTTGCGCCGTTCAAATTCGTATTCGACGAAACATGGGCCACGGTCGGCATCGGGGCAGGGCTTGTTCCAAGCTATTCGGGATCGGACGATTACATCGTTTTCCCGCTGCCGCTGATTGTCGGGCGCGTGGCCGGTGTCGGGATCAGCCCGAACGGTCCCGGCTTCAATCTCGACCTGCTTTCACAGGGCCCTTCGCTGATGCCGCCCGAGACAAGCTTTTCGTTCGGCCCGTCCTTCCGTTTTCGCAATGACCGGGCAAACCAGATCGAAGACGAAGTGGTCGAGCTTGCAACCGAACTCGATGTGGCAATCGAAGTGGGCGTCAATGGCGGCGTAAGCTTTCCCGGGATCTTCGCAGAGCGCGACAGCATCACCCTCAACGCGCAAGTTCGCTGGGATATTCTCGATGCGCATAACGGCATGCTGTTTGAACCCGGTATCAGCTATTTCAGGCCGTTCGGGAACAGCGCCGCCCTGCAATTGAGCGTCAATGCAAGCTTCGTCGACGATGACTTTGCCGACTATTACTACACCGTCACGCCATCCGATGCGGCAGCGACGGGGCTTGCCGAGTTCACTGCCGATGGCGGGCTGAACAGCGTCGGTTCAATCGCGATCCTCACCTTCGACTTCGATGGCAATGCTTTGAACGGCGGCCTGAACATCTACACCGTCGCGGGCTACACGCGGATGGTGGGCGATGCCGCTGATACCCCGTTCACCGCAGAGCGTGGCAGCGCCAACCAGTTCATCGGCGGCATCGGGCTTGGTTATACGTTTTAG
- the crtY gene encoding lycopene beta-cyclase CrtY: MSDSQFDCVIVGGGLAGGLIALALHKARPEFRIAVVEAGRTIGGNHRWSWFDSDLSDKGRELLSTFRQTGWDDGYEVRFPKYRRKLKTAYRSMASGDFHEGLTRELPDSALYLGRKAVGLDAGGVDLAATEYGEPERLNARSVIDCRSFKPSPHLNGGWQVFLGRHIRLSEPHGQERPIIMDATVDQHAPHGNGSAYRFVYVLPLGAHDVFLEDTYYADDPRLDRSALSGRIDQYARAHGWDDGAIVGHEAGVLPVLTGGDFPAYQDTIRIQGVAVAGARGGFTHPLTSYTMCIAVENALAVAENADLPGEQLAAMFDFRARRHWRKTAYYRLLARFLFFAARPDRRVKVFQRFYRLREGLIERFYAARSNPFDKVRVLWGEPPVPIPSAITAMFKRGAPLKTDTQTEFECSEFAQSEIPAENEA, from the coding sequence ATGAGCGACTCACAATTCGATTGCGTCATTGTTGGCGGAGGCCTTGCTGGCGGTCTGATCGCGCTTGCGCTTCACAAGGCGCGGCCCGAATTTCGTATCGCAGTGGTCGAAGCCGGGCGCACGATCGGCGGCAATCACCGCTGGAGCTGGTTCGACAGCGACCTGTCGGACAAGGGCCGCGAACTGCTCAGCACATTCCGCCAGACCGGCTGGGACGATGGCTACGAAGTCCGGTTTCCCAAGTATCGCCGCAAGCTCAAGACCGCCTATCGCTCCATGGCGTCGGGCGACTTTCACGAAGGTCTTACCCGCGAACTGCCCGATAGCGCGCTTTATCTGGGGCGCAAGGCGGTCGGGCTTGACGCGGGCGGCGTCGATCTGGCGGCGACGGAATATGGCGAGCCGGAGCGGCTGAACGCGCGCAGCGTGATCGATTGTCGCAGCTTCAAGCCAAGCCCGCACCTCAATGGCGGCTGGCAGGTGTTCCTTGGCCGCCACATTCGTTTGAGCGAACCGCACGGGCAGGAACGCCCGATAATCATGGATGCAACGGTCGACCAGCATGCCCCCCATGGCAACGGCTCGGCCTATCGGTTCGTTTATGTTTTGCCGCTGGGCGCGCACGACGTATTCCTCGAAGACACCTACTACGCCGACGATCCGAGGCTCGACCGCAGCGCGTTGTCGGGCCGGATCGATCAGTACGCGCGGGCGCATGGCTGGGACGATGGCGCAATTGTCGGTCACGAGGCAGGCGTACTCCCGGTCCTGACCGGCGGCGACTTTCCTGCGTATCAGGACACGATTCGGATACAAGGCGTGGCGGTTGCAGGGGCGCGTGGCGGCTTTACCCACCCGTTGACCAGCTACACGATGTGCATCGCGGTTGAAAATGCCCTCGCGGTTGCCGAAAACGCCGACCTGCCCGGAGAACAGCTGGCCGCGATGTTCGACTTTCGCGCGCGCAGGCACTGGCGCAAGACCGCGTATTACCGGCTGCTCGCCCGCTTTCTGTTTTTCGCCGCCCGTCCAGACCGGCGGGTCAAGGTTTTCCAGCGCTTCTATCGGCTGCGCGAAGGGTTGATCGAACGCTTTTACGCGGCCCGCTCAAATCCTTTCGACAAGGTCCGCGTCCTGTGGGGCGAACCGCCCGTACCTATCCCAAGCGCGATTACCGCCATGTTCAAACGCGGCGCGCCTCTCAAGACAGATACGCAAACCGAGTTTGAATGCTCTGAGTTTGCACAAAGTGAAATTCCAGCGGAGAATGAGGCATGA
- a CDS encoding phytoene desaturase, which yields MAEKYAGKRACVIGSGFGGMALAIRLQSHGIETTVVEARDKPGGRAYFWDKEGFTFDAGPTVITDPPCLKELWELTGHDIAEDVELMKVMPFYRLNWPDGTNFDYSNDEEQLAAEIAKLNPDDVVGYQRFLEYSAEVYEEGYLKLGTVPFLDFKSMLKAAPALIKKQAWRSVYDMVSKYIKSEKLREAFSFHTLLVGGSPMKTSSIYALIHKLEKDGGVWWARGGTNRLIAGMVRHFERLGGTMRVGDPVVQVHTIGTRASEVETKSGWKERFDAVASNADIMHSYKDLLSGSERGPKYAKSLARKSYSPSLFVVHFGLEGTWPGIPHHMILFGPRYHGLVDDIYKHGVLPQDFSIYLHHPTVTDPSMAPQGKSTFYALVPVAHMGKLAVDWDAVGPQLEKAILDEIGRRLIPDIHDRIVTKFSYAPKDFKQDLSAHMGSAFSLEPVLWQSAYLRGHNRDDVIENFYLVGAGTHPGAGIPGVVGSAKATAGIVLEDLAAKATA from the coding sequence ATGGCCGAAAAGTATGCGGGCAAGCGCGCCTGCGTGATTGGATCGGGCTTTGGCGGAATGGCGCTTGCGATCCGGCTGCAATCTCATGGTATCGAGACAACTGTCGTGGAAGCACGCGACAAGCCCGGTGGCCGCGCTTATTTCTGGGACAAGGAAGGCTTCACCTTCGATGCTGGCCCGACCGTCATCACCGACCCGCCTTGCCTCAAGGAACTGTGGGAATTGACCGGGCACGACATCGCTGAAGATGTCGAGCTGATGAAGGTCATGCCGTTCTATCGCCTCAACTGGCCCGATGGCACCAACTTCGATTATTCGAACGACGAGGAACAGCTCGCCGCCGAAATCGCCAAGCTGAACCCTGACGACGTGGTCGGTTACCAGCGCTTCCTCGAATATTCGGCGGAAGTGTACGAGGAAGGCTATCTCAAGCTTGGCACTGTGCCGTTCCTCGACTTTAAGTCGATGCTGAAAGCCGCGCCTGCCCTCATCAAGAAGCAGGCCTGGCGCAGCGTCTACGACATGGTGTCGAAATACATCAAAAGCGAAAAGCTGCGCGAGGCGTTCAGCTTCCACACGCTTCTGGTCGGCGGCAGCCCGATGAAGACCTCGAGCATCTACGCCCTGATCCACAAGCTTGAGAAAGACGGCGGCGTCTGGTGGGCGCGCGGCGGGACCAACCGCCTGATCGCTGGCATGGTACGCCATTTCGAGCGCCTCGGCGGCACGATGCGCGTCGGCGATCCAGTGGTGCAGGTTCACACGATCGGCACCCGCGCAAGCGAAGTCGAGACCAAGTCGGGGTGGAAGGAACGCTTCGACGCGGTCGCCTCCAACGCCGACATCATGCACTCATACAAGGACTTGCTTTCGGGTTCGGAGCGCGGGCCGAAATACGCAAAGTCGCTGGCGCGCAAGAGCTACAGCCCTTCGCTGTTCGTCGTGCATTTCGGGCTGGAAGGCACGTGGCCGGGCATCCCGCACCACATGATCCTGTTCGGTCCACGCTATCACGGACTTGTCGACGACATCTACAAGCACGGCGTGCTGCCGCAAGATTTCTCGATCTATCTTCACCACCCGACCGTCACCGATCCAAGCATGGCACCGCAGGGCAAGAGCACGTTCTACGCGCTGGTCCCCGTCGCTCACATGGGCAAGCTCGCGGTTGATTGGGATGCGGTTGGTCCGCAGCTTGAAAAGGCGATCCTCGATGAAATCGGGCGCCGCCTGATCCCCGACATCCACGACCGGATCGTCACCAAGTTCAGCTACGCACCCAAGGATTTCAAGCAGGACCTTTCCGCCCACATGGGCAGCGCCTTCAGCCTTGAACCGGTCCTGTGGCAAAGCGCATACTTGCGCGGCCACAACCGCGATGACGTGATCGAGAACTTCTACCTCGTCGGCGCGGGCACGCATCCGGGCGCAGGCATTCCGGGGGTTGTCGGCAGCGCCAAGGCGACAGCGGGTATTGTGCTGGAGGACTTGGCGGCTAAAGCGACCGCATGA